The Desulfovibrio sp. genomic sequence CACTTGGTGGAAACCCAAAGTTCCTTCACGTCACATTCGGTGCGCTGGATCTCGCTGGCCCACTGCACGAATTCCTTGGCTTTGCGGGAGGCGGCGCAGATGGTGTTCAAGTCGCCGTTCTGCTCGATGGCGAACCCGGCCACAGGCTTGCCGGTCTTGGCGATGCCGTCCACGATCCTGGCCGTCCACACGGGTTCGATGCCGATGACCACCACCGCAGCAACGTTGGGATTGGAACCAGCGCCGATCAACGTGCGGAAATAGAGTTCGAGGTCCTCGCCGAACTGCAGGCGGCCGTATGGGTGGGGAATGGCCATGGTCCCCTTGATGTTGTTTGCCACGGCTTCGCAGGCGGCGTTGGACAAATCGTCCAGGGGCAGGATGATTACGTGGTTGCGAACGCCAACCCGGCCGTTTTCGCGGCGATAACCCAGAAATTTGGTTTTCATCTCCCTACCACCTCTTGGTCTTGACGTTGTGAACGTGCAGATGTTCGCCGGCTTTGATGGGGGCTACGGCCTTGCCGATGTCGATGCCGTACTTGATTACGGTGTCGCCCGAATTCATGTCTTTCAGAGCGACCTTGTGCCCGATGGGAATGTCGCTCAGAACTTTCACCACGAGCGTTTTGTCGCCTTCCATCACCCAACCGGAGAGCTCTTGCCCGGCTTTGACACCTTCGACCACAACGACCCCGACCATGTCGCCAGGTTCGTGAACTAGGAACTGGATAGCCATAACTCCCTCCT encodes the following:
- a CDS encoding UxaA family hydrolase, coding for MAIQFLVHEPGDMVGVVVVEGVKAGQELSGWVMEGDKTLVVKVLSDIPIGHKVALKDMNSGDTVIKYGIDIGKAVAPIKAGEHLHVHNVKTKRW